From a single Apium graveolens cultivar Ventura chromosome 2, ASM990537v1, whole genome shotgun sequence genomic region:
- the LOC141709058 gene encoding peptidyl-prolyl cis-trans isomerase FKBP18, chloroplastic: MASLQRFGTWAVECSKPSSSNVETKQVIRPIIPISRRSAILISVLSVDLIAPPFQTLARERRNRKVIPLEEYLTSSDGLKYFDIVEGKGPVAEKGSTVLVHFDCAYRGITAISSRESKLLAGNRSIAQPYEFKVGATPGKERKRDFVDNPNGLFSAQASPKPPPAMYSVVEGMKVGGKRTVVVPPEAGYGKRGMNEIPPGATFDLNIELLEIMPPEGK; encoded by the exons ATGGCTTCATTACAAAGATTTGGAACATGGGCAGTTGAATGTTCGAAACCCAGTAGCAGCAATGTCGAAACAAAGCAAGTTATAAGGCCAATAATACCCATATCAAGAAGGTCTGCAATTCTCATATCTGTTCTTTCTGTGGACCTCATTGCACCACCATTTCAGACACTAGCTAGGGAAAGGCGCAACCGGAAAGTCATCCCTCTCGAGGAATACCTCACAAGCT CTGATGGACTGAAATATTTTGATATTGTTGAAGGAAAGGGTCCAGTAGCTGAAAAGGGGTCTACAGTTCTG GTCCACTTTGATTGTGCCTATCGCGGTATCACAGCAATTTCTAGTCGAGAGTCAAAACTATTAGCTGGAAATCGCAGCATTGCACAG CCTTATGAGTTTAAGGTTGGAGCTACCCCTGGTAAAGAACGAAAGAGAGACTTTGTAGACAATCCAAATGGATTATTTTCTGCACAGGCATCACCAAAACCTCCGCCAGCCATGTATTCAGTTGTTGAAGGGATGAAAGTCGGGGGAAAG AGGACTGTTGTTGTTCCCCCTGAAGCTGGCTATGGCAAGCGAGGAATGAATGAGATTCCG CCTGGCGCCACTTTTGATCTGAATATAGAGCTCTTGGAAATAATGCCACCTGAGGGAAAGTAG
- the LOC141709056 gene encoding MLO-like protein 9 has translation MSGGDASGRQLDQTPTWAVGLVCAVIVVFSILLEKILHHFGEYFEKRHKVALFEALEKIKSELMVLGFISLLLTFGQSYIARICIPDKVADSMLPCAKHAQGAHKTEGEANKPEGGGESKGEGGGHRRLLWYEHRMLSGGGGGTYKCHEGHQPLISVGGVHQLHIFIFFLAVFHVIYSAITMMLGRAKIRRWKSWEREADQLDPNNEQAKFRLTHETSFVRDHTSFWTKSPILFYIVCFLRQFFRSVRKADYLTMRHGFISVHLAPGTKFDFQKYIKRSLEDDFKVIVGISPVLWASAVIYLTLNVDGWQAMFWLSVLPLVVILLVGTKLQAIISQMAIEITERHAVVQGIPLVQVSDRYFWFSWPRLVLHLIHLTLFQNAFEITYFFWIWYEFGLHSCFHTHMGLQYVRLFIGAGILVMCSYITLPLYALVTQMGSTMKKSIFDDQTNKALMSWAKHAVKKKADGKPAQPPIQNIATPNDSVLDSTSHPNSKMQTSP, from the exons ATGTCTGGAGGAGACGCGTCTGGGAGGCAGCTCGATCAGACGCCCACGTGGGCAGTCGGTCTTGTTTGTGCTGTCATTGTTGTTTTCTCTATTTTGTTAGAGAAGATTTTGCATCATTTCGGAGAG TATTTTGAAAAAAGGCACAAAGTGGCACTATTTGAAGCTCTTGAGAAGATTAAATCAG AGCTCATGGTTCTCGGATTCATATCATTACTTCTCACGTTTGGGCAGAGCTACATTGCTAGAATCTGTATTCCTGATAAGGTTGCAGACTCAATGTTGCCATGCGCAAAGCATGCTCAAGGTGCTCATAAAACTGAAGGTGAGGCTAATAAACCTGAAGGTGGAGGGGAGAGTAAAGGTGAGGGTGGTGGGCATCGGAGGCTTTTATGGTATGAGCATAGGATGTTATCAGGAGGCGGAGGGGGCACATATAAGTGCCATGAG GGTCATCAACCGCTAATATCTGTTGGAGGTGTTCATCAGTTAcatatcttcatcttcttcttgGCAGTGTTTCATGTTATCTACAGTGCCATTACAATGATGCTTGGAAGGGCAAAG ATTCGCAGGTGGAAGAGTTGGGAGCGTGAAGCTGATCAACTTGACCCGAACAATG AGCAAGCAAAATTCAGGCTGACGCACGAGACATCTTTCGTGAGGGACCACACTAGTTTCTGGACAAAATCACCTATCCTCTTTTATATT GTATGTTTCTTACGACAATTTTTTAGGTCTGTTCGCAAAGCTGACTACTTGACTATGCGCCATGGATTTATCTCC GTTCACTTAGCACCTGGAACTAAATTTGACTTTCAAAAGTATATCAAAAGGTCTTTAGAAGATGACTTCAAGGTTATAGTGGGAATCAG TCCGGTGTTATGGGCTTCAGCAGTCATCTACCTGACTCTTAACGTTGACG GATGGCAAGCTATGTTTTGGCTCTCTGTCCTGCCGCTAGTT GTAATTTTATTAGTTGGAACAAAGCTACAAGCAATTATATCGCAGATGGCCATTGAAATCACGGAGAGACATGCTGTAGTACAAGGCATACCTTTAGTCCAAGTATCCGACCGTTATTTTTGGTTTAGTTGGCCTAGACTAGTTCTCCATCTCATTCATCTCACACTCTTTCAG AACGCATTTGAGATAACATATTTCTTCTGGATATGG TATGAGTTCGGGTTGCATTCTTGCTTTCATACTCACATGGGTCTGCAGTATGTTAGACTTTTCATCGG GGCTGGAATTTTGGTTATGTGCAGCTATATAACCCTCCCGCTGTATGCCCTGGTCACACAG ATGGGATCAACCATGAAGAAGTCTATATTTGATGATCAAACTAACAAGGCACTAATGTCATGGGCCAAACATGCAGTAAAGAAAAAGGCTGATGGAAAGCCTGCACAACCTCCTATTCAGAACATAGCCACTCCGAATGATTCAGTTCTCGATTCTACATCACATCCAAATTCTAAAATGCAAACAAGCCCATAG